Proteins found in one Candidatus Krumholzibacteriia bacterium genomic segment:
- a CDS encoding nuclear transport factor 2 family protein, which yields MSDPLSDLADKDAIVDLLVRLFIGTDNRDWAAVESCFAPTVHFDMSSVGAGPAVDRSPRQIIAAWEEGLRPLEAVHHQAGNHRVTIEGDRATAFCYGVAFHYRRTHSGRNTRTFVGSYDFGLQRSTSVWRIDSFRFNLKFLDGNLELEKEPAA from the coding sequence ATGTCCGATCCTCTGAGCGATCTTGCCGACAAGGACGCCATCGTCGATCTCCTCGTCCGTCTCTTCATCGGCACGGACAACCGTGACTGGGCCGCGGTAGAATCCTGCTTCGCTCCCACGGTGCATTTCGACATGTCCAGCGTCGGCGCCGGCCCCGCGGTCGATCGCTCGCCGCGGCAAATCATCGCCGCCTGGGAAGAGGGGCTCCGGCCCCTCGAAGCGGTGCACCATCAGGCGGGGAACCATCGCGTCACCATCGAAGGGGACCGGGCAACGGCCTTCTGTTACGGGGTGGCGTTCCACTACCGGCGCACTCACTCCGGACGCAACACCCGCACCTTCGTCGGCAGCTACGACTTCGGCTTGCAACGGAGCACGAGCGTCTGGCGTATCGACTCGTTCCGCTTCAACCTGAAGTTCCTCGACGGCAACCTCGAGCTGGAGAAAGAACCGGCCGCCTAG
- a CDS encoding PQQ-dependent sugar dehydrogenase — translation MSTHHPRLQHISRICERNQSVAIAVKFRRRPAPAAALPLLVAIVIFTGPPTLQAQTVPTGFALEIVVHQPFVTFPVAFAFLPDGRILLLEKDSGNVRLAAVGSHTSNIIANIPGITGGGERGLLGVAVDPDWPARPYVYFHGTYEDSTIHITMQTASGDLNDPGSTNLSLGSPYVLLRDIRDFYNHHNGGTLRFGPDGYLYVSIGDEGAGCEATDRDFLGGKILRLDVSAMPGTGSGPPPKSAITPPDNPFSGPTDNARLVYAYGLRNPFRICIDPLSNDLVIGDVGELDWEEIDVAVHAGYAGDNYGWPAYEGLVARPCCGACLVEPAVAPVHVFPNPPDPGTASVIGGPIYRRVQGSPSSFPFEYDGDLFFADHYGGWIRRLVRSGSDWIPAPPVPGQPNSLDWAKDIPFISDMQVGPDGGLYFLTMFTVSLDRGLHRIVDVGTTDAASSLATARLFAYPNPARAGSKITMVYRLPRAEAAWLRIFDASGRLVRSLHPLPEENIPWDGLDDAGLPVASGLYVYRLGTWSKELGRGKLTLVR, via the coding sequence GTGAGCACACACCATCCGCGCCTGCAACACATCAGCAGGATTTGCGAACGAAATCAGTCTGTTGCGATCGCGGTCAAGTTTCGACGCCGTCCGGCGCCGGCAGCCGCCCTCCCTCTCCTGGTCGCGATCGTCATCTTCACCGGCCCGCCTACCCTGCAAGCGCAGACCGTGCCGACGGGTTTCGCGCTGGAAATCGTGGTCCACCAGCCGTTCGTCACCTTCCCCGTCGCCTTCGCTTTCCTTCCCGATGGGCGCATCCTGCTCCTGGAGAAGGACAGCGGCAACGTGCGTCTCGCTGCCGTGGGCTCCCACACTTCGAACATCATCGCCAACATTCCGGGCATCACCGGGGGCGGAGAACGCGGTCTCCTCGGCGTCGCCGTCGACCCGGACTGGCCCGCGCGGCCGTATGTCTACTTCCACGGCACCTACGAAGACTCCACCATCCACATCACGATGCAGACGGCGAGCGGCGACCTCAACGACCCGGGGAGCACGAACCTGAGTCTCGGGAGCCCTTACGTCCTCCTTCGCGACATCCGCGACTTCTACAACCATCACAACGGCGGCACGCTCCGCTTCGGCCCCGACGGCTACCTCTATGTCAGCATCGGCGACGAAGGCGCCGGCTGCGAGGCAACGGACCGGGATTTCCTCGGCGGCAAAATCCTGCGCTTGGACGTGAGCGCCATGCCAGGAACGGGGAGCGGCCCACCACCCAAGAGCGCCATCACGCCGCCGGACAACCCCTTCTCGGGGCCGACGGACAATGCGCGTCTTGTCTACGCTTACGGCCTTCGCAACCCCTTCCGCATCTGCATCGATCCGTTGAGCAACGACCTGGTCATCGGCGACGTCGGCGAGCTCGACTGGGAGGAGATCGACGTCGCCGTGCATGCCGGTTACGCCGGCGACAACTACGGCTGGCCGGCCTACGAGGGCCTGGTGGCGCGGCCGTGCTGCGGCGCTTGCCTGGTCGAGCCGGCGGTCGCACCGGTCCACGTTTTTCCCAACCCCCCCGATCCCGGCACCGCCTCGGTGATCGGTGGCCCGATCTACCGTCGTGTGCAAGGCTCGCCGAGCAGCTTCCCCTTCGAATACGACGGTGACCTCTTCTTCGCCGACCACTATGGTGGCTGGATCCGCCGCCTGGTGCGCTCCGGCAGCGACTGGATCCCGGCGCCGCCGGTCCCGGGACAGCCCAACTCCCTCGACTGGGCGAAAGACATCCCCTTCATCTCCGACATGCAAGTCGGCCCCGACGGCGGCCTCTACTTCCTCACCATGTTCACCGTCTCACTTGACCGCGGCCTGCACCGCATCGTCGACGTCGGGACGACCGATGCAGCCTCGAGCCTCGCCACGGCGCGGCTCTTCGCCTACCCCAACCCGGCTCGCGCTGGCAGCAAGATCACCATGGTCTACCGCCTGCCTCGCGCCGAAGCGGCGTGGCTCCGGATCTTCGACGCCAGCGGCAGGCTGGTGCGAAGCCTGCACCCCTTGCCAGAGGAGAACATCCCCTGGGACGGTCTCGACGACGCCGGACTCCCCGTCGCCTCCGGCCTCTACGTGTATCGACTGGGAACGTGGTCGAAGGAGCTCGGGCGCGGCAAGCTCACGCTCGTGCGGTGA
- a CDS encoding DUF5694 domain-containing protein, which produces MGLYHMANPGRDIFNTQADDVLAPKRQAEIAEVIAVLKRFHPTKIAVERDFGDTRISKDYPAYLAGKHELTRNEVEQLGFRLAKELGHPTVYPVDADGEFPFPRVVDYAKANGHSTEWEALMREVGDMVRENNAYLASHTVLETLLTMNSDDKVAQDVGFYYREAHFGEAWNWAGADLVADWFRRNIRIYSNIVDLVESPQERILVLYGSGHLGWLRQLFASDPTFGLRKLGEFAR; this is translated from the coding sequence GTGGGCCTCTACCACATGGCCAACCCGGGGCGCGACATCTTCAACACTCAGGCCGACGATGTCCTGGCTCCCAAGCGCCAAGCCGAGATTGCGGAGGTCATCGCCGTCCTCAAGAGGTTCCATCCCACCAAGATCGCCGTGGAACGCGATTTCGGCGACACGCGCATCTCCAAGGACTATCCCGCCTACCTGGCCGGCAAGCACGAACTCACTCGCAACGAGGTCGAACAGCTCGGCTTCCGCCTCGCCAAAGAACTCGGCCACCCGACCGTGTACCCGGTGGATGCGGACGGCGAGTTCCCCTTTCCGCGCGTCGTCGACTACGCCAAGGCCAACGGCCACTCGACCGAGTGGGAGGCCCTGATGCGCGAAGTCGGCGACATGGTGAGGGAGAACAATGCGTACCTGGCCTCGCACACCGTGCTCGAGACGCTTCTCACCATGAACTCGGACGACAAAGTCGCCCAGGACGTAGGCTTCTACTACCGGGAAGCGCACTTTGGCGAGGCATGGAATTGGGCTGGCGCCGACCTGGTCGCCGACTGGTTCCGACGGAACATCCGCATCTACAGCAACATCGTGGACCTGGTCGAATCTCCCCAGGAGCGCATCCTGGTCCTCTATGGCTCCGGACACCTCGGCTGGCTGCGACAGTTGTTCGCCAGCGATCCCACCTTCGGTTTGCGCAAGCTCGGCGAGTTTGCCCGGTAA
- a CDS encoding LptF/LptG family permease, protein MRIHDRYVLALFVRVLIFCILSLAVIFLLVDLFEKIDDFIDHQASVQHVARFYLFMLPEIVRLTLPVNVMLATIITLGILARNNEVVAFVASGVSMLRLTAPILLLAALGVAFSGLLAEHVVPRTNAAERRILRVDIEKSEPEDARVRHSFAFHGEGDVHWDAKSFNTRTQTLRDVTVFRYLEGRVLWRVEAKTAVWQDGAWEFHDGNRRQFVPDSLGTGIREELEPFTRRRFPELAETPEDLARLEPIPEAMNYFQLRSHVDRLRRSGAQVNDYLVDLYTKISYPFTTLIMAILGVGLSASKRKPGLLTGVGLTLTIAFSYLALTELSAALGKNESIPPVLAAWLGPLFFGVASLGLFARINR, encoded by the coding sequence ATGCGTATCCACGACCGCTACGTGCTGGCGCTCTTCGTGCGGGTGCTCATCTTCTGCATCCTCTCGCTGGCGGTGATCTTCCTCCTCGTCGATCTCTTCGAGAAGATCGACGACTTCATCGACCACCAGGCGAGTGTGCAGCACGTAGCGCGCTTCTACCTCTTCATGCTCCCCGAGATCGTGCGCCTGACGCTGCCGGTGAACGTGATGCTGGCCACCATCATCACCTTAGGGATCCTGGCGCGGAACAACGAGGTGGTCGCCTTCGTCGCCAGCGGCGTCAGCATGCTCCGGCTCACCGCGCCGATTCTGCTGCTGGCGGCGCTCGGTGTGGCGTTCTCCGGTCTGCTGGCGGAGCACGTGGTGCCGCGGACGAACGCGGCCGAGCGCCGCATCCTGCGTGTCGACATCGAGAAGAGCGAGCCCGAGGACGCCCGCGTCCGCCACAGCTTCGCCTTCCACGGCGAGGGCGACGTGCACTGGGATGCCAAGTCCTTCAACACCCGCACCCAGACGTTGCGGGACGTCACCGTCTTCCGTTATTTGGAGGGCCGCGTCCTCTGGCGGGTGGAGGCGAAAACCGCCGTGTGGCAGGACGGCGCCTGGGAGTTCCACGACGGCAACCGGCGCCAGTTCGTGCCGGACTCCCTCGGCACCGGGATCCGGGAAGAGCTCGAGCCGTTCACGCGCCGTCGCTTCCCCGAGCTGGCCGAAACGCCGGAGGACCTGGCGCGCCTCGAGCCCATCCCGGAGGCGATGAACTACTTCCAGCTGCGCTCGCACGTGGATCGGCTGCGGCGGAGCGGCGCGCAGGTGAACGACTACCTGGTGGACCTCTACACCAAGATCAGCTACCCCTTCACCACCCTCATCATGGCCATCCTCGGTGTCGGTCTGTCGGCCTCGAAGCGGAAGCCGGGACTGCTCACCGGCGTCGGCCTCACCCTCACCATCGCCTTCTCCTACCTGGCACTCACCGAGCTGAGCGCCGCCCTGGGGAAGAACGAGAGTATCCCTCCCGTGCTTGCCGCCTGGCTCGGCCCGCTCTTCTTCGGCGTCGCCAGCCTCGGTCTCTTCGCCCGCATCAATCGCTGA
- the metK gene encoding methionine adenosyltransferase, with product MPETRLFTSESVTEGHPDKIADQISDAVLDATLSVDPRSRVACEVLVTTGMVLVSGEITSNAQLQVPELARQVIRDIGYTQAEYGIDADTCAVLLAIDKQSPDIKVAVDRDGAGDQGLMFGYACKHTRSLMPMPIVLAHRLTRRLGTGRRDGTLPYLRPDGKSQVTVEFNGRRPTRVTTVVLSAQHHPEISQSRIREDLIEHVVKPVLATEDVDTKNVQYFINPSDRFVTGGPQGDCGLTGRKIIVDTYGGWSRHGGGAFSGKDPSKVDRSASYAARSIAKHVVAAGLADEVEIQLAYAIGVAEPVSVLVETFGTAKVDEDRIARAVRETFPLTPKGMIEWLDLRRPIYRQTAAYGHFGREDEGFTWEKLDRVDELKDRVHQLKSRV from the coding sequence ATGCCGGAGACCCGCCTATTCACCTCCGAATCGGTCACGGAAGGACATCCGGACAAGATCGCCGACCAGATTTCGGACGCCGTGCTCGATGCCACCTTGAGCGTGGACCCGCGCAGCCGCGTGGCCTGCGAAGTCCTCGTCACCACCGGCATGGTCTTGGTTTCCGGCGAGATCACCAGCAACGCCCAGTTGCAGGTGCCCGAGCTGGCACGGCAGGTGATCCGCGACATCGGCTACACCCAGGCGGAATACGGCATCGACGCCGACACCTGCGCCGTGCTGCTCGCCATCGACAAGCAGTCCCCGGACATCAAGGTCGCCGTCGACCGGGATGGGGCGGGGGACCAGGGCCTCATGTTCGGCTACGCCTGCAAGCACACGCGCTCCCTCATGCCCATGCCCATCGTCCTGGCGCATCGTCTGACGCGCCGGCTGGGGACGGGGCGGCGGGACGGCACGCTCCCTTATCTGCGCCCCGACGGCAAGTCGCAGGTCACCGTCGAGTTCAACGGCCGGCGGCCGACGCGAGTCACCACCGTGGTGCTCTCGGCGCAGCACCATCCCGAGATCAGCCAGAGCCGCATCCGCGAGGACCTCATCGAGCACGTGGTCAAGCCCGTCCTCGCCACCGAGGACGTGGACACCAAGAACGTCCAGTACTTCATCAACCCCAGCGATCGCTTCGTCACCGGCGGGCCCCAAGGCGACTGCGGTCTCACCGGGCGCAAGATCATCGTCGACACCTACGGCGGCTGGAGCCGCCACGGCGGCGGCGCCTTCAGCGGCAAGGATCCCTCCAAGGTGGATCGCTCGGCGAGCTACGCGGCGCGCAGCATCGCCAAGCACGTGGTCGCCGCTGGTCTGGCCGACGAGGTGGAAATACAGCTCGCCTACGCCATCGGCGTGGCGGAGCCGGTGTCGGTGCTGGTGGAGACCTTCGGCACCGCCAAGGTGGACGAGGACCGCATCGCTCGCGCCGTCCGCGAGACCTTCCCGCTCACGCCGAAGGGCATGATCGAGTGGCTCGATCTGCGCCGGCCCATCTACCGCCAGACCGCCGCCTACGGTCACTTCGGCCGCGAGGACGAGGGCTTCACCTGGGAGAAGCTCGATCGCGTCGACGAGCTGAAGGATCGCGTCCACCAGCTGAAGAGCCGTGTCTGA
- a CDS encoding bifunctional phosphoglucose/phosphomannose isomerase, whose protein sequence is MNLDDVDRLAAADPGGMLRQVADLPRQLAQAGALAAPARKALAALPGRGRWTELLVCGMGGSAIGGDYAAAWAAPQGARVVVHRGYGVPPWARATALFVFSSYSGDTEETLAAFSAAPRDAARLCLTTGGELARLAAAEGVPVLPLPGGLQPRSALGHSLVALLWVLHAAGLLQESPAVALEAAARQLQALAPTFAPEKPEADNRAKQLARACAGHLVWIVSGQGLLEPAARRFKAQLHENAKTLAFASVVPEMNHNEIMAAPLPEAICSRTRLVCLADPEDPEPVRRRLRLTAELLSPHLAGAEWLESSGPERLGRLLGVTLLVDYTSLYTAFLHSVDPLPVQRIEQLKERLRRAP, encoded by the coding sequence GTGAATCTCGACGACGTGGATCGTCTTGCTGCCGCGGATCCTGGCGGCATGCTGCGCCAGGTGGCGGATCTGCCGCGGCAGCTGGCGCAAGCCGGAGCCCTGGCGGCGCCGGCCCGCAAGGCGCTGGCAGCGCTGCCGGGACGCGGCCGCTGGACCGAGCTCCTCGTTTGCGGCATGGGCGGCTCGGCCATCGGCGGCGACTACGCTGCCGCCTGGGCCGCCCCGCAAGGGGCGCGAGTGGTCGTGCACCGCGGTTACGGTGTGCCGCCCTGGGCAAGGGCCACGGCGCTCTTCGTCTTCTCCAGCTACTCCGGTGACACGGAAGAGACCCTCGCCGCCTTCAGCGCGGCGCCGCGGGATGCCGCACGTCTTTGTCTCACCACGGGAGGGGAGCTCGCTCGCCTCGCTGCGGCGGAAGGTGTGCCGGTGCTCCCCTTGCCCGGCGGTTTGCAGCCGCGCTCCGCCCTCGGGCACTCGCTCGTGGCGCTGCTCTGGGTGCTGCATGCGGCGGGGTTGTTGCAGGAATCGCCGGCCGTGGCGCTCGAGGCGGCAGCGAGGCAGCTCCAAGCGCTCGCGCCCACCTTCGCACCGGAAAAGCCGGAGGCGGACAACCGCGCCAAACAGCTGGCCCGAGCTTGCGCCGGTCATCTGGTGTGGATCGTGAGCGGCCAGGGTCTCCTGGAGCCTGCCGCCCGCCGCTTCAAGGCGCAGCTGCACGAGAACGCCAAGACCCTGGCCTTCGCCAGCGTCGTCCCCGAAATGAACCACAACGAGATCATGGCGGCGCCGCTGCCGGAGGCGATCTGCAGCCGTACTCGGCTCGTCTGCCTCGCCGATCCCGAGGACCCCGAGCCGGTGCGCCGGCGGCTTCGCCTCACCGCCGAGCTCCTCTCACCCCATCTCGCCGGGGCGGAGTGGCTGGAGTCCTCGGGCCCGGAGCGGCTGGGGCGGCTGCTCGGCGTCACCCTTCTCGTCGACTACACCAGCCTCTACACCGCCTTCTTGCACAGCGTGGACCCATTGCCGGTGCAGCGGATCGAGCAGCTCAAAGAGCGGCTGCGTCGCGCCCCCTAG
- a CDS encoding LptF/LptG family permease: MRTIDRYILKSHLGPFAFGFFVTTGVLFTEVLKRYLDDFLAKGISPLTIAEVLLLSLGHTLALSVPMAVLVATLMAFGQMAQDHEITALKASGMSLYRVMCPVLFAAAFVCGLMILFNNYVLPESNHRLAGLLIDIGQKRPTVNIEPGIYVDDFPNYRIYIGDKKEDSDEIRHVRVQRERPGTSPDILVAPRGKLYFADRGQSLVIELYGGEWHQLAGEGSLNYRVTRFDSQTVVIHDVAAQLQHTDRKSRGDREMSLGMIHASIADKRGKISKLLERVDSQSRKPMEAKLALLDAARRDSSLEARRLVKTGRLTNGSEARLRDNARMERTSIEGYDRAIRQLEVEAHKKYAIPAASLVFVLLGAPLALRSGRSGMTMAIAFSIACFLVYYLFLTGGEKLADRRLLSPFLSMWAANILFGILGAALTWRSVREISTINYRRLDPRTWWRWRRRPAP, encoded by the coding sequence ATGCGAACGATCGACCGCTACATCCTGAAGAGCCACCTGGGGCCGTTCGCCTTCGGCTTCTTCGTCACCACCGGGGTCCTCTTCACCGAAGTCCTGAAGCGCTACCTCGACGACTTCCTGGCCAAGGGCATCTCCCCGCTGACGATCGCCGAAGTCCTCTTGCTCAGCCTGGGGCACACTCTTGCACTCTCCGTGCCGATGGCGGTCCTGGTGGCCACCCTGATGGCCTTCGGACAGATGGCCCAGGACCACGAGATCACCGCCCTCAAGGCCTCCGGAATGAGCCTCTACCGCGTCATGTGCCCGGTGCTGTTCGCGGCCGCCTTCGTCTGTGGTCTGATGATCCTGTTCAACAACTACGTGCTCCCCGAATCGAACCACCGGCTGGCGGGACTGCTCATCGACATCGGGCAGAAGCGGCCGACGGTGAACATCGAACCGGGGATCTACGTGGACGATTTCCCCAACTACCGGATCTACATCGGCGACAAGAAGGAGGACTCCGACGAGATCCGCCACGTCCGCGTGCAGCGCGAACGCCCGGGCACGAGTCCGGATATCCTGGTGGCGCCGCGGGGCAAGCTGTACTTCGCCGATCGCGGGCAGTCGCTCGTGATCGAGCTCTACGGCGGCGAGTGGCATCAGCTGGCCGGAGAGGGCAGCCTCAACTACCGCGTCACCCGTTTCGATTCGCAGACGGTGGTGATCCACGATGTGGCGGCGCAGCTGCAGCACACCGATCGCAAGTCCCGCGGCGACCGGGAGATGAGCCTCGGCATGATCCACGCCTCCATTGCCGACAAGCGCGGCAAGATCAGCAAGCTCTTGGAGCGGGTCGACAGCCAGTCCCGCAAGCCCATGGAGGCGAAGCTCGCCCTTCTCGATGCGGCGCGGCGCGACTCGTCCCTCGAGGCGCGCCGTCTGGTCAAAACAGGACGCTTGACCAACGGCAGCGAGGCGCGGCTGCGCGACAATGCACGCATGGAACGCACCTCCATCGAGGGCTACGACCGGGCCATCCGTCAGCTCGAGGTGGAAGCGCACAAGAAGTACGCGATTCCGGCGGCGAGCCTGGTGTTCGTCCTCCTCGGCGCCCCCTTGGCACTGCGCTCGGGGCGCTCGGGCATGACCATGGCCATCGCCTTCAGCATCGCCTGCTTCCTCGTCTACTACCTCTTCCTCACGGGGGGTGAGAAGCTGGCCGACCGCCGCTTGCTGTCGCCGTTCCTGTCCATGTGGGCGGCGAACATCCTCTTCGGCATCCTCGGCGCCGCGCTCACCTGGCGCTCGGTGCGCGAGATCTCCACCATCAACTACCGCAGGCTCGATCCGCGCACCTGGTGGCGGTGGCGCCGGCGCCCGGCGCCGTGA
- a CDS encoding CoA pyrophosphatase: MSESPDQPWALVEERLRRVLAGRRPERLGDLDPRVATAVGNLRPAAVALLLERTPGYSVILTKRTQQVEHHKGEISLAGGMRDAVDADLEATALRELHEEIGVLPQAVTVLGRLDEVATVTGFLVTPVVCAVDTGQRLQLHAAEVERVLHVPLAVLRDPTAWFDDFRTWRGETYRLRSCRYGDDVIWGATSRILQHFLAVVPTDML, translated from the coding sequence GTGTCTGAGTCGCCGGACCAGCCCTGGGCTCTGGTGGAAGAGCGCCTGCGCCGGGTCCTCGCGGGGCGTCGACCGGAGCGCCTCGGTGACCTGGACCCGCGGGTAGCGACGGCGGTGGGCAATCTCCGCCCTGCCGCGGTCGCACTGCTGCTGGAGCGCACGCCGGGCTACAGCGTCATCCTCACCAAGCGCACCCAACAGGTGGAGCACCACAAAGGGGAGATCTCCCTCGCCGGCGGGATGCGCGATGCCGTGGACGCCGATCTCGAAGCCACGGCGCTGCGGGAGCTGCACGAGGAGATCGGCGTGCTGCCCCAGGCGGTCACCGTTCTCGGCCGGCTCGACGAGGTGGCGACCGTGACCGGCTTCCTGGTGACGCCGGTTGTCTGCGCCGTCGATACGGGACAGCGCTTGCAGCTCCATGCCGCCGAGGTGGAGCGCGTGCTGCACGTGCCGCTCGCCGTGCTGCGCGATCCGACCGCTTGGTTCGACGACTTCCGTACCTGGCGCGGCGAGACCTACCGGCTGCGCTCCTGCCGCTACGGCGACGATGTCATTTGGGGCGCCACCTCGCGCATCCTGCAGCACTTCCTCGCCGTCGTCCCGACGGACATGCTCTGA